A region of the Ranitomeya imitator isolate aRanImi1 chromosome 5, aRanImi1.pri, whole genome shotgun sequence genome:
atcctgagttacctcctgtattataccccagagctgtactcactattctgctggtgcagtcactgtgtacatacattacattactgatcctgagttacctcctgtattatactccagagctgcactcactattctgctggtgcagtcactgtgtacagtacatacattacattactgatcctgagttacatcctgtattataccccagagctgcactcactattctgctggtgcagtcactatgtacatacattacattactgatcctgagttacatcctgtattatactccagagctgcactcactattctgctggtgcagtcactgtgtacatacattacattactgatcctgagttacctcctgtattataccccagagctgcactcactattctgctggtgcagtcactgtgtacatacattactgatcctgagttacctcctgtattatactccagagctgcactcactattctgctggtgcagtcactgtgtacatacattacattactgatcctgagttacatcctgtattataccccagagctgcactcactattctgctggtgcagtcactgtgtacatacattacattactgatcctgagttacatcctgtattataccccagagctgcactcactattctgctggtgcagtcactgtgtacatacattacattactgatcctgagttacatcctgtattataccccagagctgcactcactattctgctggtgcagtcactgtgcacatacattacattactgatcctgagttacatcctgtattatactccagagctgcacccactattctgctggtgcagtcactgtgtacatacattacattactgaccctgagttacctcctgtattataccccagagctgcactcactattctgctggtgcagtcactgtgtacatacattacattactgatcctgagttacatcctgtattataccccagagctgcactcactattctgctggtgcagtcactgtgcacatacattacattactgatcctgagttacatcctgtattatactccagagctgcactcactattctgctggtgcagtcactgtgcacatacattacattactgatcctgagttacatcctgtattatactccagagctgcactcactattctgctggtgcagtcactgtgtacatacattacattactgaccctgagttacatcctgtattatactccagagctgcactcactattctgctggtgcagtcactgtgtacatacattacattactgatcctgagttattccccagagctgcactcactattctgctggtgcagtcactgtgtacatacattcctcctccatgtttctttatAGGTGAAGACTAATAGCGATTATTTGGATGGGTGGATTTCCAAGCGTCTGTTATTTATAACCCTGTAATTATGTGACTATTACGGTTCCAGTCAGTGGGTTAAATAAATCAGAAATTTATATAAATGTAAATCTTCTAGACTaactttaaaaacaaaaacaaacacttcCCCTTTAAAGAGCTGATTTTCCAGTTTCATTAATGGCGGAATTCTACTTCCGCCCTTCCTAATTCCATCGTAACAGCCTGGAACACAAAGAGGCGGAGTCTGGACCACATAGAATATTGCTATAGGTTGTGAACTGGAGGCTCACCTTGTCAATCAAATATAGCTCCTCCCACTTTGCATTTGCTGCGCCGTTCAGACTGTACCAATTTGGACTAATAAAAATGGAGCAAGAAAGTAACGGTCCAATCACGAGCTGGTATCCTGTCACATGACCGGTACAGCCGCGTTACTCCTTCCATAGTTAGGTTGCGCGGTGCGGCCGGGAGATGGTGGGCAGCAGTCAGCTGGAGAACGCGAACCCCCTGATCTATGAGCGCAGCGGGGAGCGGCAGGTGACGGCCCAGGACGAGGACGAGGAGCTGCCCGACAGAATCGATGACCGGGAGATATTTGATATCCTTTCATCTATACGATTGCACCGATCGTTATCGATCATTTAAAGGGGCAGATTGGAAAAATAAAGTTCCGTCTGTTTTGGGGTTAATAAGTTCTGCAGCTTCCTGCACGCGCATTATTTGCGTTGTGTGCCGTGtccaggatctctgcttgctgtcagtgaatagggaCATTGCTGTGTGGAGGCAGATGCCGCTgctgctcacagctgagggtttgttacagttggaGTGATGTTTCTTTAACGTTGTACATCTGATCCGCTCCATTAATGACCCGGAGCATCCGCTGAGCCTGGAGGAGCTGAACGTGGTGGAGGAGATCCGGGTGAAGGTACCGGCTACATGTGCACCCGCCAGGGATGGCGATCGGCAGCAGCggtgcaggaacggcaggactgactGCAGCTCTAGTCACCCCCAAAGCTGCtgctgctattttgcttgtttccaGTCACATTACAGTACAGGGGTGACTAGAGCTTAAgacaaaaaatatttttgtctTATGCTctagtcacccccagagctgcagtTACAGATATTGCCCGTCACCCTCTACTTGTAGGCTTTTTTTTGTCTTCTACCTTAGCCACCCCCAAAGCTGCGTCTACACTTCTGCTTGTTTCCTCTATTTGCAAGATTTTTTTAATTGTATGCcctagtcacacccagagctgcagctACCTTTTTTCTTGTCTCCAGTCATCCTTGGCTTGCAGGAATTTTGCTCTTCTACTCTAGTCGCCCCCAGATCTGCACTTATAATTTTCCTTGTCTCCAGTCAGCTTCTTACAGTAATTTTTGTCCTCTTATTCTAGTCACCCCATAAGCTGCAGCTACAATTTTGCTTGtctctgcagctctggatgtgactagagtgtaagacaaattttacaataaaTTTTATTTAACCTTTTTTGTTTATACTCTAGTCACCCTCAAAGCTGCAGCACCACTTCTGTTGTTCTCCATTCATCCTCTGCAGGCATTTTTGCCGTATGCTTTAGTCCCCTCATGAGCTGCAGTTACACTATTGcttgtcattttttattttactcTAGTCACCCCTAGAGCTGCTTCTGCTTGTCTCCAGTCATCCTTGGCTTGCATGAATTTTTCTTCTTCTCTAGTCACCCCTAGAGCTGCACTTATCATTTTACCTGTCTCCAGTCAGCTTCTACCTACAGTAATTTTTGTTTTATACcctagtcacctccagagctgcagctaCACTTCTGTTTGTCTCCAGTCATCCTCCGTTTACAGGAGTTATGTGCTCTAGTTCTCCCAAGAGCTGCAATTGCACTTGTCAATAATATTTGTATTTATTCTCCAGTCACACACAGAGCTGCGGCTACAATTTTCCTACTCTACAGTTATTCTCAgtatgcaggattttttttttttgtcttcaactCTAGTCACATTCAGAGCTGCAGTTAGAATGTTGCATCATGCCTCTGGTCGCAGTATTTAGTTCACCTGATGCATCGCATGGTAGGAAATGTCGTTTTTGTTCCCATCCATAAGGctagtaaagggttaatgccaccttacaaagcGCATCATGTAGTGATGGCGGGGGGGGCGTCCTATGGCTGTAGAGCCACGTACAGGGGTGGGAATGTCCGTGCAGActtgtaagtgcagctctggaggtgactggagcggATGCTTTAGCTCTGATCTTCTTCCTCCTGTGTCGCAGGCAGACGATGCCGGGAGCGCGGTGTCCGTGGAGTTCACCCCCACCATCCCGCACTGCAGCATGGCCACCCTCATCGGACTGTCCATTAAAGTCAAGCTCTTGCGTTCACTGCCCGAGCGCTTTAAGGTGGGTGATGGCTGCCGGGCGGGTGATGGCTGCTGGTGACCGCGCGTGTTGGACGAGACTGGCACACGGACCACCCTTCTCATAGGAAGCCTGACCCTTCATCAGTAGATTCCCAGCCCGAACCGTCAGTCTAGAATACAAAGATGTCAGTGAGATCATCAGTGCTCGACGCGCGTCGTCTTCTGTtcttgtatttagctaataataaaacaaataaatgTAAATAATGGCGCGGGGCCCCCCTTTGTATGTCATAACCAGCTGAGGggaagcagacagctgtgaactggtctgggaaggggccaatatccatggagcttcccagcctattaatctcAGCTCACAGCCGtctgcttaggcttctttcacacttcagttgtttggcgtcagtctgctccgacatagtgacggatccgtcacaattgttgagaaaacggttctaacagatccatttttttgacggatccgttacttgggggttgtcaggGAAaattatctactttttggagcatgcgcaattggaaAAGTGGATTGGGGCAATGGATCCGCCGAAATGGCGACCGTCATTTCGGCGTAGACAAAAAACGTtttaatgtccgtcaatgtctagatgacgtccgccaaatctcgaTGGATCCATCacgtggcggatggaacggacgaccatccgccacaatccgtcactaatgtatgtctatgggaaaatagcggatccgcccccaaaaatatggcggatccgctatttggggaaaatggcggttttagactgacgccaaaagactgaagtgtgaaagaggccttagcctttactggttattaaaaaggggggacCCTAAAGAAAAATTACTTCTGGTCACCCCTATTAttgataaccaggaaaggctaagcagacagctgataTTTATAGACTGGAAAGAACCATGGattttggccccttcccagactaataacaccggctcccagccgccccagaaatggcgcatccattagatgcgccagttctggcTCTTGGCctcggctcttcccatttgccctggggCGGTGGAAATCGGAGCAATGGTTTGTACCAGACACCCCCATAACTGCCCCCATAGTGGATCAACCTCGGATCAGTTAAAGTGACCCTGCACAGTTATTTGTCATTTACTCTCTCTTCTTTGAGCATCTTCTTCCTAATTCTTCTGTTACCTGCAGGTGGACGTTCACATTACGCCGGGTACGCACGCCTCCGAACACGCAGGTGAGAGTTTGTGGGCGCTTGGATGTGCCCTTGCCTCAGTGGGGTCTGCACAGTCTGAGGGAGGGCGGTGCAGGATGCAAAGGGCACGGCCGCCGCCGCCTTCTTGCTGGTGGTGCCCTATTTATCCTTTCAGTcacgctgagctgcaataccagacacagcctctAGGGTGGCGCTGTTTGATGAAAGTCGCCTGGCTCTCCTCACTCTCTGCCGGCCATTTAAAGGGCCGCTGCATCTAAAATCGGCTCATCGCTCACATCCCAAGCTCCTGCGGGCTCAGTGTATTGTGGGAGAGAAATAAATACGTCTTCCACAACGCCACGCAGCTGAGTACAATCTATTACCAGAAATACAGAGGATGTCATTACCGACCCGTTAGAACTGTccttgcagctttggatgtgactggagtataaagTGCTGTATGATCTAATTATTCACCTTTTTCCACTTTATTTCCGGCAGTGAATAAGCAGCTGGCGGACAAGGAGCGGGTGGCGGCCGCCCTGGAGAATTCCCATTTGCTGGAAGTCGTGAACCAGTGCCTGTCCGCGAGGTCCTAGACCCCCCGGCTCCCCCCCGACTGTTTACAAGAGCTCGCTGCTTTATTGTGTGTAAtatagcgccctctagtggtgtgaTTTATTCTGTGTTTTTACACTTGTgcagaattttctttttttttcttttttaacgccTTACCCAGTGTATCCATGATGTTTTGCCTAATAAACATGTAAAACCtaaataaaacatcatttttttttcctaatatcATATAGGAGTCACTTCTGTTTTTCTGTTACATTGCTCCAGATCTCCTGCATAAGTGGTGaaatggtcaaactgtgtttaCCTGCAACCACCACCAGATGGAGCTCTCCACATAAAGGTTTATATGGCTCCCATTGAACTGATGTgcagtgagcgccctctagtggcagAATTGTATTAGCTTATCTGGCTGAAGAAGGAAAACAAAACTCTTGATATAAACCTTTCCACCCCCCCAGAAGTTTTAATAAATCCGCCCTTTTCCTCATAACATTTTGTCTCCTACCTGGGCAATAGGGGGTCTTCATATTTTCTTTGCTGAAGGAAATGCAGTCTGGAGAGCAAAGAGcatttttcaagatctctgctgatTTGAGTAGAATGTGTCTTCTGGTGCTGTGAAAAGATGAGTTAAGGGGCCGCAGCTGCCCCCCAGGCCACACGCATGTTGGGAGTTATAATAATGTACCAGGTTAGACTTGTGATCAATAGTGTAACCTTGAGGCACCACTATCCCCCGTCATTACAGCGCAGCGGTGGGGGTCCCGGTGCTTGGGGCCACACACCATCAATTACTGCTCAGGAGAAGCAACTACTGGTGTAATTGAAAAGGAAAGATGGACGAGAAGAAGAAGAAAGGACTGTGCCTGTAAAACCCTGAGACACCGTAAGATCTGCTGTCAAAGTCCTTCCATAGTCTGAGGTTAGATGTCATTTCAGATAAGGCCACCAGATGGCGATGTTCAACTGAAAAAGATCATTCCCGTAAGTCAATGCAGAACCAGGACATTATACAGATAGTAAGGAGtatgctgctataacctgggcatctcctgtatataattatatatgtacagctgctataacctgggcatctcctgtatataattatatatgtacagctggtataacctgggcatctcctgtatataattatatatgtacagctggtataacctgggcatctcctgtatataattatatatgtacagctggtataacctgggcatctcctgtatataattatatatgtacagctggtataacctgggcatctcttgtatataattatatatgtacagctggtataacctgggcatctcctgtatataattatatatgtacagctggtataacctgggcatctcttgtatataattatatatgtacagctggtataacctgggcatctcttgtatataattatatatgtacagctggtataacctgggcatctcctgtatataattatatatgtacagctggtataacctgggcatctcttgtgtatatatatatgtacagctggtataacctgggcatcgcctgtatatacttatatatgtacagccggtataacctgggcatctcctgtatataattatatatgtacagccggtataacctgggcatctcctgtatataattatatatgtacagctggtataacctgggcatctcctgtatataattatatatgtacagctggtataacctgggctgggcatctcctgtatagaattatatatgtacggccagtataacctgggcatctcctgtatataattatatatgtacagctggtataacctgggctgggcatctcctgtatagaattatatatgtacggccagtataacctgggcatctcctgtatataattatatatgtacagccggtataacctgggcatctcctgtatataattatatatgtacagctggtataacctgggcatctcctgtatataattatatatgtacagctggtataacctgggcatctcctgtatataattatatatgtacagctggtataacctgggctgggcatctcctgtatagaattatatatgtacggccagtataacctgggcatctcctgtatataattatatatgtacagccggtataacctgggcatctcctgtatagaattataCATGTacggccggtataacctgggtattttcTGCACATCTATGGTTATAGACGCTGTACGTAGTGTCAGGTACCTGTTGTTCAGCACTTGCAttctgtgtaggtgacagcagaCACCACAGATCCTCAGGGCACCAAATTACACAATAACCCGACCCTCCAGATTCATGTTCCCCGGACAGGAGTGCTGCAGCACATGTCGTCCCCGCTCTGCCCTACCATTTTTCCTGCCTCCCAGGGAAACAACCTGATATGAATCCATCATGTGTAGGATTGCTTCCTCACTGTGAAATGTGGGCCTGGGGCAGGCGGATCCtctccactgatcgtctctgcaTACTGACATAGACCTACTGACATAGAACCTCTGCCATAGAACCTCTGACATAGAACCTCTGACATAGACCTACTGACATAGAACCTCTGACATAGACCTACTGACATAGAACCTCTGACATAGAACCTCTGACATAGACCTACTGACATAGACATACTGACATAGAACCTCTGCCATAGACCTACTGACATAGAACCTCTGCCATAGAACCTCTGACATAGAACCTCTGACATAGACCTACTGACATAGAACCTCTGACATAGACCTACTGACATAGAACCTCTGACATAGAACCTCTGACATAGACCTACTGACATAGACATACTGACATAGAACCTCTGCCATAGACCTACTGACATAGAACCTCTGACATAGACCTACTGACATAGAACCTCTGCCATAGACCTACTGACATAGAACCTCTGCCATAGACCTACTGACATAGAACCTCTGCCATAGACCTACTGACATAGAACCTCTGACATAGACCTACTGACATAGAACCTCTGACATAGAACCTCTGCCATAGACCTACTGACATAGAACCTCTGCCATAGACCTACTGACATAGAACCTATGCCATAGACCTACTGACATAGAACCTCTGACATAGACCTACTGACATAGACCTACTGACATAGAACCTCTGCGACAGAATCTCTGACATAGAACCTACTGACATAGACCTACTGACATAGAACCTCTGCCATAGACCTACTGACATAGAACCTCTGACATAGACATACTGGCATAGAACCTCTGCCATAGACCTACTGACATAGAACCTCTGCCATAGACCTACTGACATAGAACCTCTGCCATAGACCTACTGACATAGAACCGCTGACATAGAACCTCTGCCATAGAACCTCTGACATAGACCTACTGACATAGAACCTCTGCCATAGACCTACTGACATAGAACCTCTGCCATAGACCTACTGACATAGAACCTCTGACATAGACCTACTGACATAGACATACTGACATAGAACCTCTGCCATAGACCTACTGACATAGAACCTCTGACATAGAACCTACTGACATAGAACCTCTGACATAGACCTACTGACATAGAACCTCTGCCATAGACCTACTGACATAGACATACTGACATAGAACCTCTGCCATAGACCTACTGACATAGAACCTCTGACATAGACCTACTGACATAGAACCTCTGACATAGAACCTCTGCCATAGACCTACTGACATAGAACCTCTGACATAGACCTACTGACATAGAACCTCTGCCATAGACCTACTGACATAGACCTAATGACATAGAACCTCTGACATAGAACCTCTGCCATAGACCTACTGACATAGAACCTCTGACATAGACCTACTGACATAGAACCTCTGCCATAGACCTACTGACATAGACCTACTGACATAGACCCTCTGCCATAGACCTACTGACATAGAACCTCTGACATAGACCTACTGACATAGAACCTCTGCCATAGACCTACTGACATAGAACCTCTGCCATAGACCTACTGACATAGAACCGCTGACATAGAACCTCTGCCATAGACCTACTGACATAGAACCTCTGACATAGAACCTCTGACATAGACCTACTGACATAGAACCTCTGCCATAGAACCACTGACATAGACCTAATGACATAGAACCTCTGACATAGAACCTCTGCCATAGACCTACTGACATAGAACCTCTGACATAGACCTACTGACATAGAACCTCTGCCATAGACCTACTGACATAGACCTACTGACATAGACCCTCTGCCATAGACCTACTGACATAGAACCTCTGACATAGACCTACTGACATAGAACCTCTGCCATAGACCTACTGACATAGAACCTCTGCCATAGACCTACTGACATAGAACCTCTGCCATAGACCTACTGACATAGAACCTCTGCCATAGACCTACTGACATAGAACCGCTGACATAGAACCTCTGCCATAGACCTACTGACATAGAACCTCTGACATAGAACCTCTGACATAGACCTACTGACATAGAACCTCTGACATAGAACCTACTGACATAGAACCTCTGCCATAGACCTACTGACATAGAACCTCTGCCATAGACCTACTGACATAGAACCGCTGACATAGAACCTCTGCCATAGACCTACTGACATAGAACCTCTGACATAGAACCTCTGACATAGACCTACTGACATAGAACCTCTGACATAGACCTACTGACATAGAACCTCTGCCATAGACCTACTGACATAGAACCTCTGCCATAGACCTACTGACATAGAACCTCTGCCATAGACCTACTGACATAGAACCGCTGACATAGAACCTCTGCCATAGACCTACTGACATAGAACCTCTGACATAGAACCTCTGACATAGACCTACTGACATAGAACCTCTGCCATAGACCTACTGACATAGAACCTCTGCCATAGACCTACTGACATAGAACCTCTGACATAGAACCTACTGACATAGAACCTCTGACATAGACCTACTGACATAGAACCTCTGACATAGACCTACTGACATAGAACCTCTGCCATAGACCTACTGACATAGACCTAATGACATAGAACCTCTGACATAGAACCTCTGCCATAGACCTACTGACATAGAACCTCTGACATAGAACCTCTGCCATAGACCTAATGACATAGAACCTCTGCCATAGACCTACTGACATAGAACCTCTGCCATAGACCTAATGACATAGAACCTCTGCCATAGACCTACTGACATAGAACCTCTGACATAGAACCTCTGCCATAGACCTAATGACATAGAACCTCTGCCATAGACCTACTGACATAGAACCTCTGCCATAGACCTAATGACATAGAACCTCTGCCATAGACCTACTGACATAGAACCTCTGACATAGAACCTCTGCCATAGACCTAATGACATAGAACCTCTGCCATAGACCTAATGACATAGACCTACTGACATAGAACCTCTCACATAGAACCTCTGACTGCTCTGCAGCTTGTTCCATTTCTAGAATATTGCACTGTAAACACCAGCCTTTTCTCTGCACAGTTGGTGGCGCTGTTGCATTGGCTTCTATACTACAATAAAGTGGTGAGTAGTGGTACTGCAGCTGGCAGGAAAACCTCTGACTAGTTTTCTATTTTTGTTACAATGTTTCTGGTTGATATCCAGCTCTGGGGCTGAGATCAATAGTTCATAAGTCTTTCAATGTTTAATCAGCAGCAGATGGAGTGACTGCTCTAAGAATCGGGCAGCACAAAAATGCAGCTTTATTCAAACTCCTGGATGCTTCCCTTGTCTGGGAGGGAATTGCATAAGTAGCTATTCCATCGTAAGACACTGACACATCATGTGATCTGCTGGATACAATGCTGCATCGCTGCTGCCCATGTTTGTGACATTAGATACATAATACATTGTttgcctgcagcctccactagagggagctctctgcacACTGAATACATTAGACTGAATATgccgtgagctccccctagtggtggctgcatgcaGCTAGAATTTTATCATTTACTTCTATTTCTATGTAGGGGATTTGGAGCTTTGTATCAGGAAAATAGAACCATGACCCCCAATATTTTGTGTATGGGATCCAGGATCATCAAATATTATTGCCAGAGCATAGGCCAGTATAGGATTTTCCTGAATTTATACAACTGTAGGAAAGCCTCAGCTGCAAGCAGTATTAGGTCTGAGCAGGGTTTCCATTCATTGACAGCAAGCTGTGATGTATATGTCAATGTTTTGGAAGTTTTCTCTATAAGCTTTATGGTAGGCAGTAGGGCGGCTGTGCTGCAGGCCTCACGCTGTGCGCGTTACATAATATTACAGGGTGAGTGTAGAGCGCCAGACGGCTCCTTCCTCAGCTCGCTGTACTGGAAATGTCACTGCTGGGCCCAGCTCCATACTGGAAAAAGAGAGCTGTAAGCCTGCCAGAGTGAGAGCGACTGCTCCGCATACACATGGCGGGGACCCTCCACGGAACTACAACACCCAGAATGTCCTGTCTCTTATCCCCAATATATGGAGGACATTTCAACAATTCACCATCAGTGCTGGAGAAACATGAGAAATCCCCACAATGGTCGCTCTACTTCAATTGTTTATCACTGGCTgctctctccatccatcatcactgaccgctcttctctccatcatcactgaccgctcttctctccatcatcactgaccgctctctccatccaacatcactgaccgctctctccatccatcactgaccgctctctccatccatcatcacTGACCGCTCTTCTCTCCATCATCACTGACCGCACTCTCCATCCATCACTGAccgctctctccatccatcattACTGACCACTCTCTCCATCCATCATTACTGACCActctctccatccatcatcactgaccgctctctccatcactgaccgctctctccatccatcattACTGACCACTCTCTCCATCCATCACTGAccgctctctccatccatcattACTGACCACTCTCTCCATCACTGACCGCTCTCACCATCATCACTGATCGCTCTCTCCATCCATCACTGAccgctctctccatccatcattACTGACCACTCTCTCCATCCAT
Encoded here:
- the CIAO2B gene encoding cytosolic iron-sulfur assembly component 2B — its product is MVGSSQLENANPLIYERSGERQVTAQDEDEELPDRIDDREIFDLIRSINDPEHPLSLEELNVVEEIRVKADDAGSAVSVEFTPTIPHCSMATLIGLSIKVKLLRSLPERFKVDVHITPGTHASEHAVNKQLADKERVAAALENSHLLEVVNQCLSARS